Sequence from the Acidimicrobiales bacterium genome:
ATGGACGCCCCAAGGTCGGGGCAAGACCTGGCTCGGGTGCTCAGCTGCTCAGGTTGACGTGGGTGGACACGATCTTGGTGGCCACCTGCTCGAGGGTCACCGGTTGGGCGGCGATGCGGTGTCCCTCGTCGGGTCCGATGTGGAGGTGGTGCGGCCCTCCGAAGATGTCTTCGTGACCCGGGTGGCAGTCGTGGCGCCAGAGCAGCTCGTCGTCGGAGCGGCGCAGATCGAACCGGTACCACGTCGCCACCAGGTCGGCGTCGAGGGTGAAGCTGAACGTGAGGACCGTCGCCGTTCCGGCGAACGTGACCGTCGTCGGGGCCACCCGCAACGTCCGGCCGGTGTCGAGCACTGCCAGCTCGCTGGTGATGTGCCCGCCGATCATGTCGACCCAGCCCGCGACGAACTCGACGGCAGCGTCGAAGCTGCGGATGTGGGGTGGGAACAGCGGCTCGGAGTTCAACCCCCGTGGGCTGTGAGCACGCTGTAGGACTGGGAGATCTCGAAGAACTCCTCGGTCTCGATGAGCTCGCCGTTGGCGTCACGGAAGACGTCTGGGTAGTTGTCGGCACCGATGCCGGG
This genomic interval carries:
- a CDS encoding DUF6516 family protein, which gives rise to MNSEPLFPPHIRSFDAAVEFVAGWVDMIGGHITSELAVLDTGRTLRVAPTTVTFAGTATVLTFSFTLDADLVATWYRFDLRRSDDELLWRHDCHPGHEDIFGGPHHLHIGPDEGHRIAAQPVTLEQVATKIVSTHVNLSS